From a region of the Arachis ipaensis cultivar K30076 chromosome B09, Araip1.1, whole genome shotgun sequence genome:
- the LOC107619092 gene encoding PITH domain-containing protein At3g04780 — protein MSGESASAIQKGQVDLLDFIDWSGVECLNQSSTHSLPNALKQGYREDDGLHLDSDADEQLLLYIPFTQVIKLHSILVKGPEEEGPKTVKLFSNKEHMGFSNVNDYPPSDMAVLTPDNLKGKPVLVKYVKFQNVRSLTIFIEDNQTGSEITQVQKIMLYGSTVETTDMKGLKKIEDH, from the exons ATGTCTGGGGAATCAGCGAGTGCCATTCAAAAGGGTCAA GTTGATCTGTTAGACTTCATAGACTggtctggcgttgaatgcctcaATCAGAGCTCAACCCATTCTCTCCCCAATGCTCTCAAACag GGGTATAGAGAAGATGATGGTTTGCATCTGGACAGTGATGCGGATGAGCAGCTTCTGCTGTATATTCCATTTACACAAGTAATTAAACTCCATTCCATTCTTGTCAAGGGTCCTGAGGAGGAAG GCCCCAAAACTGTTAAGCTGTTCTCTAACAAGGAGCACATGGGATTTAG TAATGTCAATGACTATCCACCAAGCGACATGGCAGTTTTGACCCCAGACAATCTTAAG GGGAAACCAGTACTTGTAAAGTATGTCAAATTCCAAAATGTTCGTAG CTTGACAATATTTATTGAGGACAACCAGACTGGTTCCGAGATCACACAAGTTCAGAAGATTATGCTGTATGGTTCAAC AGTTGAAACAACGGACATGAAGGGCTTGAAGAAGATCGAAGATCATTGA